The following proteins are encoded in a genomic region of Ornithodoros turicata isolate Travis chromosome 6, ASM3712646v1, whole genome shotgun sequence:
- the LOC135397037 gene encoding alpha-actinin isoform X1, protein MMGDVGAHADGYMEQEEEWEREGLLDPAWEKQQRKTFTAWCNSHLRKAGTQIENIEEDFRNGLKLMLLLEVISGETLPKPDRGKMRFHKIANVNKALDFIASKGVKLVSIGAEEIVDGNVKMTLGLIWTIILRFAIQDISVEEMTAKEGLLLWCQRKTAPYKNVNVQNFHLSWKDGLAFCALIHRHRPDLLDYGKLKKENPLENLNLAFDVAEKHLNIPRMLDAEDMVYTAKPDDRAVMTYVSCYYHAFQGAQQAETAANRICKVLKVNQENERLMEEYERLASDLLDWIRRTTPWLENRTTDNTLPGVQKKLEEFRAYRRTHKPPRVEQKARLETNFNTLQTKLRLSNRPAYLPSEGKMVSDIASAWKGLETAEKGFEEWLLSEMMRLERLDHLAQKFKHKADIHEEWTRGKEEMLQSQDFRQCKLNEVKALKKKHEAFESDLAAHQDRVEQIAAIAQELNALGYHDAASVNARCQRICDQWDRLGTLTQKRRSALEEAERVLEKIDHLHLEFAKRAAPFNNWLDGAREDLVDMFIVHTMEEIQGLINAHEQFKQTLGEADKEHKAIAGLAQEVQSIATQYHVPGGIENPYTTLNAQVITNKWTDVKQLVPKRDQVLQTEVMRQQSNERLRRKFAEKANAVGPWIERQMDAVAAIGMGMQGSLEDQLRRLHQYEQSVVQYKPHMDELEKTHQEIQEAMIFENRYTQYTMETLRVGWEQLLTSIHRNINEVENQILTRDSKGISHEQLNEFRASFNHFDKNRTGRLAPEEFKSCLVSLGYSIRNDRQGEADFRRIMSIVDTNNTGYVHFDAFLDFMTRESTDRDTAEQIIDSFRILAGDKPYITPDELRRELPPDQAEYCIQRMTPYRGHGSVPGALDYMSFSTALYGESDL, encoded by the exons ACCTTCACAGCTTGGTGCAACTCTCACCTGCGCAAAGCTGGCACACAGATCGAGAACATTGAGGAGGACTTCCGGAATGGACTGAAGCTGATGCTTCTCCTGGAGGTGATCTCCGGTGAAACGTTGCCCAAGCCCGACAGGGGCAAGATGCGGTTCCACAAGATCGCCAACGTGAACAAGGCGCTCGACTTCATCGCCAGCAAGGGCGTCAAGCTCGTCTCCATCGGTGCTGAGGAAATCGTCGACGGAAACGTCAAGATGACCCTCGGCCTCATATGGACCATCATTCTGCGTTTCGCCATTCAGGACATTTCTGTTGAAG AAATGACTGCTAAGGAAGGTTTGCTGCTGTGGTGCCAGAGGAAGACTGCTCCTTACAAGAACGTCAATGTGCAGAACTTCCATCTCAG CTGGAAGGATGGTCTGGCCTTCTGTGCCCTCATCCACAGGCATAGGCCCGACCTGCTGGACTACGGAAAGCTGAAGAAG GAAAACCCCCTCGAGAACTTGAACCTGGCATTCGATGTTGCTGAGAAGCACTTGAACATTCCCAGGATGTTGGATGCCGAAG ACATGGTGTACACTGCCAAACCTGATGACAGGGCTGTCATGACATATGTGTCATGCTACTACCATGCTTTCCAGGGTGCCCAACAG GCTGAAACTGCCGCTAACCGCATCTGCAAGGTTCTGAAGGTGAACCAGGAGAACGAAAGACTGATGGAAGAATACGAACGTCTTGCCAGTGAT TTGCTGGACTGGATCCGCCGTACCACCCCGTGGTTGGAGAACCGCACCACGGACAACACCCTTCCCGGCGTGCAGAAGAAGCTGGAGGAGTTCCGTGCGTATCGCCGTACCCACAAGCCTCCGAGGGTCGAACAGAAGGCCCGGTTGGAGACAAACTTCAACACGTTGCAGACGAAACTGCGTCTGAGCAATCGGCCCGCTTATCTGCCCTCCGAAGGAAAGATGGTCTCGGACATTGCCAGTGCATGGAAGGGGCTTGAGACCGCTGAGAAGGGATTCGAAGAGTGGCTGCTGTCTGAGATGATGAG GCTTGAGCGCCTGGACCATCTGGCTCAGAAGTTCAAGCACAAGGCAGACATCCACGAGGAATGGACCCGCGGCAAGGAAGAAATGCTTCAGAGCCAAGACTTCCGTCAGTGCAAGCTCAACGAAGTGAAG GCCTTGAAGAAGAAGCACGAGGCATTCGAGAGTGACTTGGCAGCTCACCAGGACCGTGTGGAACAGATCGCTGCCATTGCCCAGGAGCTCAA TGCCCTGGGGTACCACGATGCTGCGTCTGTGAATGCTCGCTGCCAGAGAATCTGTGACCAGTGGGACCGTCTTGGAACGCTCACTCAAAAGAGGCGCAGTGCTCTTGAG GAAGCCGAACGTGTTCTGGAGAAGATCGATCACCTACACCTTGAGTTTGCCAAGAGGGCTGCT CCCTTCAACAACTGGCTCGATGGAGCTCGCGAAGACCTCGTTGACATGTTCATTGTCCATACAATGGAAGAGATTCAG GGCCTGATCAATGCTCACGAGCAGTTCAAGCAGACACTGGGTGAAGCTGACAAGGAGCACAAGGCCATCGCTGGTCTTGCTCAGGAAGTGCAGAGCATTGCCACCCAGTATCACGTGCCAGGTGGTATTGAGAACCCCTACACTACCCTCAATGCGCAG GTCATTACCAACAAGTGGACTGACGTGAAGCAGCTGGTACCAAAGAGGGATCAGGTTCTGCAGACTGAAGTGATGAGGCAGCAGT CAAACGAAAGGCTGCGTCGCAAGTTTGCTGAGAAAGCCAATGCTGTGGGTCCCTGGATTGAACGCCAAATGGATGCTGTTGCCGCCATTGGCATGGGCATGCAGGGATCACTCGAAGATCAACTGCGTCGTCTCCACCAGTATGAACAATCTGTCGTCCAGTACAAGCCACACATGGATGAACTGGAGAAGACTCACCAG gAAATTCAAGAGGCCATGATCTTCGAAAACCGATACACTCAGTACACGATGGAG ACCCTGAGAGTAGGCTGGGAGCAGCTGCTGACTTCTATTCACCGTAACATCAATGAAGTCGAGAACCAG ATTCTGACGAGGGACTCTAAGGGCATCTCCCACGAGCAGCTCAACGAATTCCGTGCCTCGTTCAACCACTTCGACAAGAACAGGACGGGACGCTTAGCTCCGGAGGAGTTCAAGTCCTGCCTGGTCAGCCTTGGTTACAGCATAAGGAATGACAGACAG GGTGAGGCAGACTTCCGCCGCATCATGAGCATCGTCGACACCAACAACACTGGCTACGTCCATTTCGACGCGTTCTTGGACTTCATGACGCGGGAAAGCACTGACAGGGACACCGCCGAGCAGATCATCGACTCCTTCAGGATTCTTGCTGGAGACAAG CCGTACATCACGCCGGATGAGCTGCGCCGTGAGCTTCCCCCCGACCAGGCGGAGTACTGTATTCAACGCATGACCCCCTACAGGGGACATGGAAGCGTCCCCGGAGCTCTCGACTACATGTCCTTCTCCACAGCCCTCTACGGCGAGAGCGATCTCTAA
- the LOC135397037 gene encoding alpha-actinin isoform X2 gives MMGDVGAHADGYMEQEEEWEREGLLDPAWEKQQRKTFTAWCNSHLRKAGTQIENIEEDFRNGLKLMLLLEVISGETLPKPDRGKMRFHKIANVNKALDFIASKGVKLVSIGAEEIVDGNVKMTLGLIWTIILRFAIQDISVEEMTAKEGLLLWCQRKTAPYKNVNVQNFHLSWKDGLAFCALIHRHRPDLLDYGKLKKENPLENLNLAFDVAEKHLNIPRMLDAEDMNSTAMPDERAIMTYVSSYYHTFAGAQQAETAANRICKVLKVNQENERLMEEYERLASDLLDWIRRTTPWLENRTTDNTLPGVQKKLEEFRAYRRTHKPPRVEQKARLETNFNTLQTKLRLSNRPAYLPSEGKMVSDIASAWKGLETAEKGFEEWLLSEMMRLERLDHLAQKFKHKADIHEEWTRGKEEMLQSQDFRQCKLNEVKALKKKHEAFESDLAAHQDRVEQIAAIAQELNALGYHDAASVNARCQRICDQWDRLGTLTQKRRSALEEAERVLEKIDHLHLEFAKRAAPFNNWLDGAREDLVDMFIVHTMEEIQGLINAHEQFKQTLGEADKEHKAIAGLAQEVQSIATQYHVPGGIENPYTTLNAQVITNKWTDVKQLVPKRDQVLQTEVMRQQSNERLRRKFAEKANAVGPWIERQMDAVAAIGMGMQGSLEDQLRRLHQYEQSVVQYKPHMDELEKTHQEIQEAMIFENRYTQYTMETLRVGWEQLLTSIHRNINEVENQILTRDSKGISHEQLNEFRASFNHFDKNRTGRLAPEEFKSCLVSLGYSIRNDRQGEADFRRIMSIVDTNNTGYVHFDAFLDFMTRESTDRDTAEQIIDSFRILAGDKPYITPDELRRELPPDQAEYCIQRMTPYRGHGSVPGALDYMSFSTALYGESDL, from the exons ACCTTCACAGCTTGGTGCAACTCTCACCTGCGCAAAGCTGGCACACAGATCGAGAACATTGAGGAGGACTTCCGGAATGGACTGAAGCTGATGCTTCTCCTGGAGGTGATCTCCGGTGAAACGTTGCCCAAGCCCGACAGGGGCAAGATGCGGTTCCACAAGATCGCCAACGTGAACAAGGCGCTCGACTTCATCGCCAGCAAGGGCGTCAAGCTCGTCTCCATCGGTGCTGAGGAAATCGTCGACGGAAACGTCAAGATGACCCTCGGCCTCATATGGACCATCATTCTGCGTTTCGCCATTCAGGACATTTCTGTTGAAG AAATGACTGCTAAGGAAGGTTTGCTGCTGTGGTGCCAGAGGAAGACTGCTCCTTACAAGAACGTCAATGTGCAGAACTTCCATCTCAG CTGGAAGGATGGTCTGGCCTTCTGTGCCCTCATCCACAGGCATAGGCCCGACCTGCTGGACTACGGAAAGCTGAAGAAG GAAAACCCCCTCGAGAACTTGAACCTGGCATTCGATGTTGCTGAGAAGCACTTGAACATTCCCAGGATGTTGGATGCCGAAG ATATGAACAGCACAGCAATGCCTGACGAACGCGCCATCATGACTTACGTTTCTTCCTACTACCACACGTTTGCGGGAGCACAGCAG GCTGAAACTGCCGCTAACCGCATCTGCAAGGTTCTGAAGGTGAACCAGGAGAACGAAAGACTGATGGAAGAATACGAACGTCTTGCCAGTGAT TTGCTGGACTGGATCCGCCGTACCACCCCGTGGTTGGAGAACCGCACCACGGACAACACCCTTCCCGGCGTGCAGAAGAAGCTGGAGGAGTTCCGTGCGTATCGCCGTACCCACAAGCCTCCGAGGGTCGAACAGAAGGCCCGGTTGGAGACAAACTTCAACACGTTGCAGACGAAACTGCGTCTGAGCAATCGGCCCGCTTATCTGCCCTCCGAAGGAAAGATGGTCTCGGACATTGCCAGTGCATGGAAGGGGCTTGAGACCGCTGAGAAGGGATTCGAAGAGTGGCTGCTGTCTGAGATGATGAG GCTTGAGCGCCTGGACCATCTGGCTCAGAAGTTCAAGCACAAGGCAGACATCCACGAGGAATGGACCCGCGGCAAGGAAGAAATGCTTCAGAGCCAAGACTTCCGTCAGTGCAAGCTCAACGAAGTGAAG GCCTTGAAGAAGAAGCACGAGGCATTCGAGAGTGACTTGGCAGCTCACCAGGACCGTGTGGAACAGATCGCTGCCATTGCCCAGGAGCTCAA TGCCCTGGGGTACCACGATGCTGCGTCTGTGAATGCTCGCTGCCAGAGAATCTGTGACCAGTGGGACCGTCTTGGAACGCTCACTCAAAAGAGGCGCAGTGCTCTTGAG GAAGCCGAACGTGTTCTGGAGAAGATCGATCACCTACACCTTGAGTTTGCCAAGAGGGCTGCT CCCTTCAACAACTGGCTCGATGGAGCTCGCGAAGACCTCGTTGACATGTTCATTGTCCATACAATGGAAGAGATTCAG GGCCTGATCAATGCTCACGAGCAGTTCAAGCAGACACTGGGTGAAGCTGACAAGGAGCACAAGGCCATCGCTGGTCTTGCTCAGGAAGTGCAGAGCATTGCCACCCAGTATCACGTGCCAGGTGGTATTGAGAACCCCTACACTACCCTCAATGCGCAG GTCATTACCAACAAGTGGACTGACGTGAAGCAGCTGGTACCAAAGAGGGATCAGGTTCTGCAGACTGAAGTGATGAGGCAGCAGT CAAACGAAAGGCTGCGTCGCAAGTTTGCTGAGAAAGCCAATGCTGTGGGTCCCTGGATTGAACGCCAAATGGATGCTGTTGCCGCCATTGGCATGGGCATGCAGGGATCACTCGAAGATCAACTGCGTCGTCTCCACCAGTATGAACAATCTGTCGTCCAGTACAAGCCACACATGGATGAACTGGAGAAGACTCACCAG gAAATTCAAGAGGCCATGATCTTCGAAAACCGATACACTCAGTACACGATGGAG ACCCTGAGAGTAGGCTGGGAGCAGCTGCTGACTTCTATTCACCGTAACATCAATGAAGTCGAGAACCAG ATTCTGACGAGGGACTCTAAGGGCATCTCCCACGAGCAGCTCAACGAATTCCGTGCCTCGTTCAACCACTTCGACAAGAACAGGACGGGACGCTTAGCTCCGGAGGAGTTCAAGTCCTGCCTGGTCAGCCTTGGTTACAGCATAAGGAATGACAGACAG GGTGAGGCAGACTTCCGCCGCATCATGAGCATCGTCGACACCAACAACACTGGCTACGTCCATTTCGACGCGTTCTTGGACTTCATGACGCGGGAAAGCACTGACAGGGACACCGCCGAGCAGATCATCGACTCCTTCAGGATTCTTGCTGGAGACAAG CCGTACATCACGCCGGATGAGCTGCGCCGTGAGCTTCCCCCCGACCAGGCGGAGTACTGTATTCAACGCATGACCCCCTACAGGGGACATGGAAGCGTCCCCGGAGCTCTCGACTACATGTCCTTCTCCACAGCCCTCTACGGCGAGAGCGATCTCTAA
- the LOC135397038 gene encoding spindle and kinetochore-associated protein 1-like, which yields MLDQFCKEMNERLDLLRDSAELLNLNYSDKGMVKLATEKAAAVLALAEKTRDQMQQLEVLKSKEQELTERSLALFQLAASLSFNMIVNMPPAPAPVALPPPSLPQPQKAPEAVIRRNGTAVSYIAGITTEEFDAIPKYMRGSSKMTKSAIDKFIADFNKAVAAKYSLLTMPKNEMKPCDKTKCQEYRRQETPETKGKTFVTEQDMLGPPMGKKLQDFSVVLRHLGRTREVRGKGLVRYVVV from the coding sequence ATGTTAGATCAGTTTTGCAAGGAGATGAACGAACGCTTAGATCTACTGAGGGACAGCGCAGAACTCCTGAACTTGAACTACAGTGATAAAGGTATGGTGAAGCTCGCGACAGAAAAAGCGGCTGCTGTCCTTGCTTTGGCAGAAAAAACTCGCGATCAAATGCAACAGCTGGAAGTGCTGAAGAGCAAAGAACAAGAATTAACCGAGCGGTCGCTAGCACTTTTCCAACTTGCAGCAAGTTTAAGTTTCAACATGATTGTCAACATGCCTCCGGCGCCTGCACCTGTTGCACTGCCACCACCATCACTTCCACAACCACAGAAGGCACCAGAAGCTGTGATTCGGCGAAATGGCACTGCAGTCAGCTACATCGCCGGCATCACGACGGAGGAGTTCGACGCTATCCCGAAGTACATGAGAGGATCGAGCAAAATGACCAAGAGCGCCATCGACAAGTTCATTGCGGATTTCAACAAGGCGGTCGCCGCGAAATACAGCTTGCTGACTATGCCCAAAAACGAAATGAAGCCATGTGACAAAACCAAATGCCAGGAATATCGTCGCCAAGAGACTCCGGAGACGAAAGGAAAGACGTTCGTTACAGAGCAGGACATGCTGGGACCACCGATGGGGAAGAAGCTCCAGGACTTCTCAGTCGTGTTGCGACATTTGGGCCGAACTCGTGAGGTACGCGGCAAAGGACTGGTTAGGTATGTGGTGGTTTGA